In Enterobacter cloacae, the following are encoded in one genomic region:
- the fimC gene encoding fimbrial chaperone protein, with amino-acid sequence MNSLIKPGLILSFILLMVSASASASGGIALGATRVIYPADAKQTSLAITNSNKQERYLINAWIENANGQKEKTFAVTPPLFVSEPDSENTLRIIYAGPALPTDRESLFFMNVKAIPSVSKTKMEDNNVLQLAILSRIKLFVRPNKLAMQPEEALSQLRFERVGNHLKVSNASPYYITLVNLKLGGKALDNLMIAPKNSAQQVLPDAASGTLSWQSVNDYGAITPARSVNL; translated from the coding sequence ATGAACTCCCTAATTAAGCCAGGACTGATTTTATCTTTTATTTTGCTGATGGTTTCTGCTTCCGCCAGTGCCTCCGGTGGTATTGCACTGGGGGCCACGCGCGTGATTTATCCGGCAGACGCGAAACAAACTTCGCTGGCGATCACCAACAGCAATAAGCAAGAGCGCTATTTAATTAATGCGTGGATTGAGAATGCCAATGGGCAAAAGGAAAAAACCTTTGCCGTCACGCCACCCTTGTTTGTCAGCGAGCCGGACAGCGAGAACACATTGCGCATTATTTATGCCGGTCCGGCGTTGCCCACTGACCGTGAATCGCTCTTCTTTATGAACGTGAAGGCGATCCCGTCAGTGAGTAAAACGAAAATGGAGGACAACAACGTCCTCCAGCTGGCGATTTTGTCGCGCATCAAGCTGTTCGTACGCCCGAATAAACTGGCGATGCAGCCGGAAGAAGCGTTGTCTCAACTGCGCTTTGAGCGTGTCGGCAACCACCTTAAGGTGAGTAATGCCTCGCCATATTACATCACGCTGGTCAACCTGAAGCTGGGCGGTAAGGCTCTGGACAACCTGATGATTGCGCCTAAAAACTCGGCGCAGCAGGTGCTGCCGGATGCGGCAAGCGGCAC
- the fimI gene encoding fimbrial protein, whose translation MTRIGKLLLALTMAQPVFAHTVVIDGGKVHIRGELVNGGGAVAPDSQSMRIDMGQYRTNSFSGVGSFSTVNVPFTVRLLDCSVDVSRTVGIQFQGVTPAEDPQVFLATSRPGETPVSSGVGLALFDEQQRQIIPNATAVSWLPINTQELAFHFSARYRAISEHLVPGNIQSDVWFTLIYP comes from the coding sequence ATGACAAGGATCGGGAAACTGCTGCTAGCCCTTACGATGGCTCAACCAGTATTCGCACATACCGTAGTGATCGACGGCGGCAAGGTTCACATCAGAGGTGAGCTGGTCAACGGTGGGGGCGCCGTGGCTCCTGACAGCCAGAGTATGCGTATCGATATGGGGCAGTACCGGACCAATTCCTTTTCCGGCGTGGGCAGCTTTTCAACGGTCAACGTACCTTTTACCGTACGGCTGCTGGACTGCAGCGTGGATGTCTCGCGCACCGTAGGGATCCAGTTCCAGGGCGTCACGCCGGCGGAAGATCCACAGGTTTTTCTGGCGACATCACGGCCTGGTGAAACGCCCGTGAGCAGCGGTGTTGGGTTGGCACTTTTTGACGAACAGCAACGCCAGATTATCCCGAACGCGACGGCGGTCAGCTGGTTGCCCATCAATACCCAGGAGCTCGCGTTTCATTTTAGCGCCCGCTATCGGGCTATTTCCGAACACCTCGTGCCAGGCAATATTCAGTCAGATGTCTGGTTCACGTTGATTTATCCATAA
- the folD gene encoding bifunctional protein FolD — MAAKIIDGKTIAQQVRSEVAEKVKARRAAGKRAPGLAVVLVGSNPASQIYVGSKRKACEEVGFVSRSYDLPETTSEAELLELIDTLNADKAIDGILVQLPLPAGIDNVKVLERIAPDKDVDGFHPYNVGRLCQRAPRLRPCTPRGIVTLLERYNIDTYGLNAVVIGASNIVGRPMSMELLLAGCTTTVTHRFTKNLRHHVENADLLIVAVGKPGFIPGEWIKEGAIVVDVGINRLESGKVVGDVVYEDAAARASYITPVPGGVGPMTVATLIQNTLQACEEYHDVEDA, encoded by the coding sequence ATGGCAGCAAAGATTATTGACGGTAAAACGATTGCGCAGCAGGTGCGCTCTGAGGTTGCGGAAAAAGTGAAGGCGCGCAGAGCGGCCGGAAAACGAGCCCCAGGGTTGGCTGTTGTGCTGGTTGGTAGCAACCCGGCATCGCAGATTTATGTCGGCAGCAAGCGCAAAGCGTGTGAAGAAGTGGGTTTTGTCTCCCGCTCCTACGATCTGCCCGAAACCACCAGCGAAGCAGAACTGCTTGAGCTGATTGACACCCTGAATGCCGATAAAGCAATCGACGGCATTCTGGTTCAGTTGCCGCTGCCTGCGGGCATCGACAACGTGAAGGTGCTGGAGCGTATTGCACCAGACAAAGATGTCGACGGTTTCCACCCGTATAACGTGGGTCGCCTGTGCCAGCGTGCACCGCGCCTGCGTCCGTGCACCCCTCGCGGGATCGTCACGTTGCTGGAGCGCTACAACATCGACACCTACGGCCTGAACGCCGTTGTCATTGGTGCATCCAACATCGTTGGCCGCCCGATGAGCATGGAGTTGCTGCTGGCTGGCTGCACCACCACCGTGACCCACCGCTTCACCAAAAACCTGCGTCACCACGTAGAAAACGCCGATCTGCTGATCGTCGCAGTGGGTAAACCAGGCTTTATTCCAGGTGAGTGGATTAAAGAGGGTGCGATTGTCGTGGACGTCGGAATTAACCGTCTGGAAAGCGGCAAGGTTGTCGGCGACGTGGTTTACGAAGATGCCGCAGCGCGTGCGTCTTACATCACCCCAGTACCGGGCGGTGTTGGCCCGATGACCGTAGCAACATTGATTCAGAATACCTTGCAGGCGTGCGAGGAGTATCACGACGTAGAGGACGCGTAA
- the fimA gene encoding type-1 fimbrial protein subunit A — MKFSNIASTVVAALALVAGAAHAEDTTTPVSVNGGTVHFKGELVNAACSVNTASSEQTVNLGQYRTAKFTKVGDTTSNIPFTIELNDCDPLVAKTAAVAFTGQIDATDKTLLAVSSGSNDNAAKGVGIEILDSKSSTLTPDGATFSAAQNLIEGTNTLNFTARYKSTAATAEPGQANADATFVMKYE; from the coding sequence ATGAAATTCAGCAATATTGCATCTACCGTTGTTGCCGCTCTGGCCCTGGTCGCGGGTGCCGCTCATGCAGAAGATACTACTACGCCCGTTTCCGTTAATGGCGGTACCGTGCATTTTAAAGGTGAATTAGTGAATGCCGCGTGCTCTGTTAATACGGCATCTTCTGAACAGACGGTTAATCTGGGTCAGTACCGTACCGCGAAATTCACCAAAGTGGGCGACACGACCTCCAATATTCCATTCACTATCGAACTGAATGATTGTGATCCACTGGTAGCAAAAACTGCCGCTGTTGCTTTCACCGGTCAGATTGATGCGACCGATAAAACCCTGCTGGCGGTATCCTCTGGCAGCAACGACAACGCCGCGAAAGGCGTGGGTATCGAGATCCTCGACAGCAAATCCAGCACGCTGACACCGGATGGCGCGACCTTCTCTGCCGCACAGAACCTGATTGAAGGCACCAACACCCTGAACTTCACCGCGCGTTATAAATCCACGGCGGCAACTGCCGAGCCAGGCCAGGCGAACGCGGACGCCACTTTCGTAATGAAATACGAATAA
- a CDS encoding ribosome-associated protein, giving the protein MANFSLGKHPHVELCDLLKLEGWSESGAQAKIAIADGLVKVDGAVETRKRCKIVAGQTVSFEGQSVTVTA; this is encoded by the coding sequence ATGGCCAATTTTTCTTTAGGTAAACACCCGCACGTTGAGCTGTGCGATCTGCTCAAGCTGGAAGGCTGGAGCGAAAGTGGCGCGCAGGCGAAAATCGCGATCGCGGATGGGCTGGTCAAAGTCGACGGCGCGGTGGAAACCCGCAAGCGCTGTAAGATTGTCGCAGGTCAGACCGTGAGCTTTGAAGGACAGAGCGTTACGGTTACAGCATAA